In Elaeis guineensis isolate ETL-2024a chromosome 1, EG11, whole genome shotgun sequence, a genomic segment contains:
- the LOC140850922 gene encoding E3 ubiquitin-protein ligase RGLG2-like has product MGGKGSTETGGSRNIRHPPPHHDRSSYSQEQPYHSHSREWPPYRDYGYDNPPQGYPVTRPYSPPRGYPPQGYPPQASTYPRPPQLQNPSSHATSSHPKLDRRYSKIADNYNSLEQVTEALAQSGLESSNLIVGIDFTKSNEWTGKHSFNRRSLHSISDTKNPYEQAISIIGQTLSAFDEDNLIPCFGFGDASTHDQDVFSFYPDERPCNGFPEALARYREIVPHLRLAGPTSFAPIVEMAMTIVEQSGGQYHVLLIIADGQVYHLLSKVCSFLLEMILFFVDYDCYSNCKWLFEVTRSVDIEFGQLSSQEQKTVDAIVRASEFPLSIILVGVGDGPWDMMKEFDDNIPARTFDNFQFVNFTAIMSKNMPQSRKETEFALAALMEIPAQYKATIELGILGHRAAKSPERVPLPPPIGSFGAASSGPNTFGSMGYRESVPSYPEYKPTQTTAPAASASGEAQVCPICLSNPRDMAFGCGHQTCRDCGPNLVTCPICRSPIQTRIKLY; this is encoded by the exons ATGGGAGGCAAAGGATCCACAGAGACAGGCGGCAGTAGAAATATCAGGCATCCTCCTCCACATCATGACCGCAGCAGCTATTCGCAGGAGCAGCCTTATCATAGCCATTCCCGGGAATGGCCTCCATATCGGGATTACGGCTATGATAACCCACCTCAAGGTTACCCTGTGACTCGCCCATACTCTCCTCCTAGAGGTTACCCTCCTCAGGGCTACCCACCACAAGCTTCGACTTATCCACGGCCTCCTCAGTTGCAAAATCCTTCCTCACATGCCACCAGTTCGCATCCCAAGTTGGACCGTAGATACTCGAAGATAGCTGATAACTACAATTCGTTGGAGCAG GTTACTGAGGCTCTTGCACAATCAGGTCTTGAATCTTCAAATCTAATTGTCGGTATTGATTTCACAAAGAGCAATGAGTGGACAG GTAAGCACTCATTCAACCGCCGCAGCTTGCATTCCATCAGTGATACTAAAAATCCTTATGAACAAGCAATATCTATCATCGGACAAACCTTGTCAGCATTTGATGAGGATAACTTAATCCCTTGTTTTGGGTTTGGAGATG CATCAACACATGACCAAGATGTCTTCAGTTTCTACCCAGATGAAAGACCTTGTAATGGGTTTCCAGAGGCTTTAGCACGATACAGAGAAATTGTTCCACATCTACGATTAGCTG ggCCAACATCCTTTGCTCCAATAGTTGAAATGGCTATGACCATTGTGGAGCAGAGTGGTGGGCAGTACCATGTTTTATTGATAATTGCTGATGGGCAGGTATATCACCTTTTGTCCAAAGTTTGTTCCTTTTTATTGGAGATGATACTGTTTTTTGTTGATTATGACTGCTATAGCAATTGCAAATGGTTGTTTGAG GTTACAAGAAGTGTAGATATTGAATTTGGCCAGTTAAGCTCCCAAGAACAGAAGACAGTTGATGCAATTGTCAGAGCTAG TGAATTTCCATTATCTATTATATTGGTTGGAGTTGGGGATGGACCCTGGGACATGATGAAGGAATTTGATGATAATATTCCTGCTAGAACTTTTGACAATTTCCAA TTTGTGAATTTTACCGCAATTATGTCAAAGAACATGCCTCAAAGCAGAAAAGAGACAGAGTTTGCGCTTGCAGCACTGATGGAAATACCTGCACAATATAAAGCAACTATAGAGCTTGGGATCTTAGG TCATCGGGCTGCAAAGTCTcctgaaagagtccctcttccaCCACCTATTGGAAGTTTCGGTGCAGCTTCCTCTGGACCAAATACTTTTGGATCAATGGGTTATCGGGAGAGTGTACCATCTTATCCTGAATATAAACCGACACAAACCACAGCTCCTGCTGCAAGTGCTTCTGGGGAAGCTCAG GTTTGTCCGATCTGCCTTTCAAACCCCAGAGACATGGCTTTCGGCTGTGGGCACCAG ACGTGCCGTGACTGTGGACCAAATCTTGTAACTTGTCCCATCTGTCGCAGCCCAATTCAGACCAGAATAAAGCTCTATTAA